One Pseudomonas sp. AN-1 genomic region harbors:
- a CDS encoding phosphatase PAP2 family protein, with protein sequence MNHSTPGASRPLRIGLALVLPATLIALLLLVEPTRLDFAISDLFYQPGVGFAGKHSYWLENVLHDRAKQGVILIGVLAIAGLLASWLHRPWAAWRRPLGYVVLAMALSTAIVSPVKTLTGVHCPWDLTRYGGAETYTPLLAERAPVVDSPGRCWPGGHASSGFTLFALYFVLRDRRPRLARAALLFALGLGSLFSVGRVMQGAHFLSHNLWTALFDWMICLGCYRLLLYRPAAALQPAIALEAAPRR encoded by the coding sequence ATGAACCACTCGACTCCGGGCGCCTCGCGCCCGCTGCGCATCGGGCTGGCCCTCGTCCTGCCCGCGACGCTGATCGCCCTGCTCCTGCTGGTCGAGCCGACCCGGCTCGACTTCGCCATCTCCGACCTGTTCTACCAGCCGGGCGTCGGCTTCGCCGGCAAGCACAGCTACTGGCTGGAGAACGTCCTCCACGACCGCGCCAAGCAGGGGGTGATCCTCATCGGCGTGCTGGCCATCGCCGGCCTGCTGGCCAGCTGGCTGCACCGGCCGTGGGCCGCCTGGCGGCGGCCGCTCGGCTATGTGGTGCTGGCCATGGCGCTGTCCACCGCCATCGTCAGCCCGGTGAAGACCCTCACCGGCGTGCATTGCCCCTGGGATCTGACCCGCTACGGCGGCGCGGAAACCTACACGCCGCTGCTCGCCGAGCGCGCCCCGGTGGTCGACAGCCCCGGCCGCTGCTGGCCGGGCGGCCACGCCAGCAGCGGCTTCACCCTGTTCGCCCTGTACTTCGTCCTGCGCGACCGCCGGCCACGCCTGGCCCGCGCCGCCCTGCTGTTCGCCTTGGGCCTGGGTTCGCTGTTCTCCGTCGGCCGGGTCATGCAGGGCGCACACTTCCTGTCGCACAACCTGTGGACCGCGCTGTTCGACTGGATGATCTGCCTGGGCTGCTATCGCCTGCTGCTCTACCGTCCCGCAGCGGCGCTGCAGCCGGCGATCGCGCTCGAGGCGGCGCCTCGCCGCTGA
- the groL gene encoding chaperonin GroEL (60 kDa chaperone family; promotes refolding of misfolded polypeptides especially under stressful conditions; forms two stacked rings of heptamers to form a barrel-shaped 14mer; ends can be capped by GroES; misfolded proteins enter the barrel where they are refolded when GroES binds), whose amino-acid sequence MAAKEVKFGDSARKKMLVGVNILADAVKATLGPKGRNVVLDKSFGAPLITKDGVSVAKEIELKDKFENMGAQLVKDVASKANDQAGDGTTTATVLAQAIVNEGLKAVAAGMNPMDLKRGIDKATIAIVAQLKDLAKPCTDTKAIAQVGTISANSDESIGNIIAEAMDKVGKEGVITVEEGSGLENELSVVEGMQFDRGYLSPYFVNKPDTMSAELENPLLLLVDKKISNIREMLPVLEAVAKAGRPLLIVAEDVEGEALATLVVNNMRGIVKVAAVKAPGFGDRRKAMLQDIAILTGGTVISEEVGLSLEGAGLEHLGNAKRVVLNKENTTIIDGAGAQADIEARVAQIRKQVEETTSDYDREKLQERLAKLAGGVAVIKVGAATEVEMKEKKARVEDALHATRAAVEEGVVPGGGVALVRSLQAIEGLKGDNEDQNVGIALLRRAVEAPLRQIVANAGDEPSVVVDKVKQGSGNFGYNAATGVYGDMIEMGILDPAKVTRTALQSAASIAGLMVTTEAMVADIPEDKAAPAMPDMGGMGGMGGMM is encoded by the coding sequence ATGGCTGCTAAAGAAGTCAAATTCGGCGATTCCGCTCGCAAGAAGATGCTGGTCGGCGTGAACATCCTGGCCGACGCCGTCAAGGCCACCCTCGGCCCGAAAGGCCGCAACGTGGTGCTGGACAAGAGCTTCGGCGCTCCGCTGATCACCAAGGACGGCGTGTCCGTGGCCAAGGAAATCGAGCTGAAGGACAAGTTCGAGAACATGGGCGCCCAACTGGTCAAGGACGTGGCCTCCAAGGCCAACGACCAGGCCGGTGACGGCACCACCACCGCCACCGTGCTGGCCCAGGCCATCGTCAACGAGGGCCTGAAGGCCGTCGCCGCCGGCATGAACCCGATGGACCTGAAGCGCGGCATCGACAAGGCGACCATCGCCATCGTCGCCCAGCTGAAGGACCTGGCCAAGCCGTGCACCGACACCAAGGCCATCGCCCAGGTCGGCACCATCTCCGCCAACTCCGACGAGTCCATCGGCAACATCATCGCCGAAGCCATGGACAAGGTCGGCAAGGAAGGCGTGATCACCGTCGAGGAAGGCTCGGGCCTGGAGAACGAGCTGTCGGTCGTCGAAGGCATGCAGTTCGACCGCGGCTACCTGTCGCCGTACTTCGTCAACAAGCCGGACACCATGTCCGCCGAGCTGGAAAACCCGCTGCTGCTGCTGGTCGACAAGAAGATCTCCAACATCCGCGAAATGCTGCCGGTGCTGGAAGCCGTCGCCAAGGCCGGCCGTCCGCTGCTGATCGTCGCCGAGGACGTCGAGGGCGAAGCCCTGGCCACCCTGGTGGTCAACAACATGCGCGGCATCGTCAAGGTCGCCGCCGTCAAGGCTCCGGGCTTCGGCGATCGCCGCAAGGCCATGCTGCAGGACATCGCCATCCTGACCGGCGGCACCGTGATCTCCGAGGAAGTCGGCCTGTCGCTGGAAGGCGCCGGTCTGGAGCACCTGGGCAACGCCAAGCGCGTGGTCCTGAACAAGGAAAACACCACCATCATCGACGGTGCCGGCGCCCAGGCCGACATCGAAGCCCGCGTGGCGCAGATCCGCAAGCAGGTCGAGGAAACCACCTCCGACTACGACCGCGAGAAGCTGCAAGAGCGCCTGGCCAAGCTGGCCGGCGGTGTTGCCGTGATCAAGGTCGGCGCTGCCACCGAAGTCGAGATGAAGGAGAAGAAGGCCCGCGTCGAAGACGCCCTGCACGCCACCCGCGCTGCCGTGGAAGAAGGCGTGGTGCCTGGCGGCGGCGTCGCCCTGGTGCGTTCCCTGCAGGCCATCGAAGGCCTGAAGGGCGACAACGAAGACCAGAACGTCGGCATCGCCCTGCTGCGTCGTGCCGTCGAGGCGCCGCTGCGCCAGATCGTCGCCAACGCCGGCGACGAGCCGAGCGTGGTGGTCGACAAGGTCAAGCAGGGTAGCGGCAACTTCGGCTACAACGCCGCCACCGGCGTGTACGGCGACATGATCGAGATGGGTATCCTCGATCCGGCCAAGGTCACCCGTACTGCCCTGCAGTCGGCTGCCTCCATCGCCGGCCTGATGGTCACCACCGAAGCCATGGTCGCCGACATTCCGGAAGACAAGGCCGCTCCGGCCATGCCGGACATGGGCGGCATGGGTGGCATGGGCGGCATGATGTAA
- a CDS encoding co-chaperone GroES → MKLRPLHDRVVIRRSEEETKTAGGIVLPGSAAEKPNRGEVVAVGAGRVLDNGEVRPLAVKVGDKVVFGPYSGSNTVKVDGEDLLVMGENEILAVLED, encoded by the coding sequence ATGAAGCTTCGTCCTCTGCATGACCGCGTCGTGATTCGTCGCAGCGAAGAAGAAACCAAGACCGCAGGCGGCATCGTCCTGCCGGGTTCCGCTGCCGAGAAACCGAATCGCGGTGAAGTCGTCGCTGTCGGCGCCGGTCGCGTTCTGGACAACGGCGAAGTGCGCCCGCTGGCCGTCAAGGTCGGCGACAAGGTGGTGTTCGGCCCGTACTCGGGCAGCAACACCGTCAAAGTCGACGGCGAAGACCTGCTGGTGATGGGCGAGAACGAAATCCTCGCCGTCCTGGAAGACTGA